CTTCCATGCTGATGTGGTCAGCAGCCATAATCACACCCTGAGGCGTTTCGAAAATCTTGGTTAGGTTTTCTAGTTGGATCATAAAATCAGTCTCTTCGAATCTGTTCGTCTCACAAGGAGTTAGCTATTAATCACAACACCATTGGGTGTTAGTTTTTTCTGCACTCTAGCTAAGCCACTATCAGCAATAATCGCCAATAAGCTCACCGCAAAAGCACCCACGATCAGTTGGCGTGGATCAGACTGGCTGATGCCCCTTGCGATAAAAGTGCCTAACCCACCCGCGCCGATATAGGTAGCAATGGCCATTACACCAATGTTCATCACCACGGCCATTCTGACCCCTGCCATAATGACGGGAATAGCCAATGGGATTTCTACCAAACGTAAACGCTGGAGACTGGTCAGCCCCATACCTCGCGCCGCTTCGCGCAGCGATGGATCAACGTTGTTGATCGCGGTATAGGTATTTCGAATGATCGGTAACTGCGAATAGAGCAGCACCGCAATAACAGCTGGTAGATAACCGATGCCCTGACCGATAAGAGAAAGCGCAGGAATCATGATGCCAAATAGGGCTATCGATGGGATGGTTATCACTATCGAAGCAACGTATAAAACGATATTCGCTGCTCGTTGATTTTGGGTGATCGCGATACCAATTGGCACGCCAGTAATAATCGCTAACCCCACTGCGAGGCTAACTAACGATAGGTGTTCTACCGTTCTCGATACGATGATCTCCCAATTTTCCAGACAAAAAGTTAATACTTCCAAATTAAACCTCTGGATAAATGTTGAATAAGGGCTAATTGGCCCGAGAAAGGATGTAGATTTAGTCGTGCGCTCAGCACGCTAGTTAGACAAATTTTCTGCACTCTGTAGTGTTAGTTTCACGATGGTCGTGAACGTTTTATGTGTCTAAGAAAAGACTAAAAGGCAGAATATTATCAGTGGAGTTTATGAACGACTCCGAATTACAGCGCGGAAAATAATATCAATACATTATTTTTTGTCAAATCCATCAATAATTTTTGTCTTAAGATCACAGTTCTCTGGAAATTCTCATCGAGTGATAAAGATCAAGAATTGGACAAAAATAGTGGTCTGACTTCTAATTTTGAATAAAAAAACGGCACACCAAAAGGCATGCCGTTTCATAGCAAGAAATCGATTTTTTTTGTTTTCGTCAAGAAAACTGTACTAAACGCCGGTTTTGTTAACCTAGGTTTACGCGTTCACGCAACTCTTTGCCTGGTTTAAAGTGAGGGACATATTTACCCTCTAACTCAACCTTCTCACCCGTTTTGGGGTTACGTCCAACACGCGGTTCACGGTAGTGAAGCGAGAAACTGCCGAACCCACGGATCTCAATACGTTCGCCTTTCTCAAGTGTTGATGCCATATGCTCAAGAATGTCTTTTACCGCATCTTCGACTTCTTTAGCAGATAGATGAGTTTGCTCAGCGCAAAGTCTTTCAATCAGTTCAGACTTAGTCATAGTTTCCCTCGTAGAGTAATTTATCACTTATTATAGTAACTAATACCAATTCCAACAAACACTTGCTACTAATTCTAGACAATATTTGCACAAGATGTGCAAATATGAATCGCTTTCTTAATAACCAGTTGCAGAAATTGGTATTAGCCCACACAAATAAAAAAGGAGCCTTTCGGCTCCTTTTTGCTTAAAGGGAATTAAATTATTCGCCTTTAGCTGCTTTGAAAGCGTCTGCCATAGCGTTACCGAATGCAGCGTCATCTTGTTTGTTGATAGATGCCATTGCTTCTTGCTCTTCAGCTTCGTCTTTAGCTTTGATAGATAGGTTGATTACGCGGTTCTTACGGTCAACACCAGTAAATTTCGCTTCAACGCTGTCACCAACGCTTAGGATTAGAGATGCGTCTTCTACGCGGTCACGTGCAACTTCAGATGCACGGATGTAGCCTTCAACGCCTTCTTCTAGCTCAACAGTTGCGCCTTTAGCGTCTACTGCAGTTACAGTACCGTTAACTAGAACGCCTTTCTTCTTCTCTGCAACGTAAGCATTGAATGGGTCATTTTCCATTTGCTTAACGCCTAGAGAGATGCGCTCACGCTCTGCGTCTACTGCTAGAACAACTGCAGAGATCTCGTCGCCTTTCTTGTACTCACGTACAGCTTCTTCGCCTGGAACGTTCCAAGAGATGTCAGATAGGTGAACTAGACCGTCGATGCCGCCTTCTAGACCGATGAAGATACCGAAGTCAGTGATTGACTTGATCTTACCAGTAACTTTGTCGCCTTTAGCTTGCGCTTCAGCGAAAGACTGCCAAGGGTTAGCTTTGCACTGTTTTAGACCTAGAGAGATACGACGACGTTCTTCGTCGATCTCAAGAACCATAACCTCAACTTCGTCGCCAACATTAACAACTTTAGATGGGTGGATGTTCTTGTTAGTCCAATCCATTTCAGAAACGTGAACTAGACCTTCAACGCCTTCTTCGATTTCAACGAAGCAGCCGTAGTCAGTTAGGTTAGTTACACGACCAGAAAGCTTGTGACCTTCTGGGTAACGCTTAGCGATTGCTACCCATGGATCTTCGCCTAGTTGCTTAAGACCTAGTGATACGCGAGTACGCTCACGGTCGAACTTAAGAACTTTAACTAGGATTTCGTCACCTACGTTAACGATTTCTGATGGGTGCTTAACGCGTTTCCATGCCATATCAGTGATATGTAGAAGACCGTCAACACCACCTAGATCAACGAATGCACCGTAGTCAGTAAGGTTCTTAACGATACCTTTAACTTCTGCGCCTTCTTGTAGGTTTTCTAGTAGCTCATCACGCTCTACGCTGTTTTCAGATTCGATAACTGCGCGACGAGAAACAACTACGTTGTTACGCTTCTGGTCAAGCTTGATAACTTTGAACTCAAGTTCTTTGTTTTCTAGGTG
This is a stretch of genomic DNA from Vibrio panuliri. It encodes these proteins:
- a CDS encoding ABC transporter permease; protein product: MEVLTFCLENWEIIVSRTVEHLSLVSLAVGLAIITGVPIGIAITQNQRAANIVLYVASIVITIPSIALFGIMIPALSLIGQGIGYLPAVIAVLLYSQLPIIRNTYTAINNVDPSLREAARGMGLTSLQRLRLVEIPLAIPVIMAGVRMAVVMNIGVMAIATYIGAGGLGTFIARGISQSDPRQLIVGAFAVSLLAIIADSGLARVQKKLTPNGVVINS
- the rpsA gene encoding 30S ribosomal protein S1, coding for MTESFAQLFEEFLNETEFQQGTIVKGTVVAIENGYVLVDAGLKSESAIPAEQFKNAAGELEVEVGSEVDVALDAVEDGFGETQLSREKAKRHEAWIVLEKAYEEAETVVGIINGKVKGGFTVELNGIRAFLPGSLVDVRPIRDTAHLENKELEFKVIKLDQKRNNVVVSRRAVIESENSVERDELLENLQEGAEVKGIVKNLTDYGAFVDLGGVDGLLHITDMAWKRVKHPSEIVNVGDEILVKVLKFDRERTRVSLGLKQLGEDPWVAIAKRYPEGHKLSGRVTNLTDYGCFVEIEEGVEGLVHVSEMDWTNKNIHPSKVVNVGDEVEVMVLEIDEERRRISLGLKQCKANPWQSFAEAQAKGDKVTGKIKSITDFGIFIGLEGGIDGLVHLSDISWNVPGEEAVREYKKGDEISAVVLAVDAERERISLGVKQMENDPFNAYVAEKKKGVLVNGTVTAVDAKGATVELEEGVEGYIRASEVARDRVEDASLILSVGDSVEAKFTGVDRKNRVINLSIKAKDEAEEQEAMASINKQDDAAFGNAMADAFKAAKGE
- the ihfB gene encoding integration host factor subunit beta, translating into MTKSELIERLCAEQTHLSAKEVEDAVKDILEHMASTLEKGERIEIRGFGSFSLHYREPRVGRNPKTGEKVELEGKYVPHFKPGKELRERVNLG